ATTTTTGGGCGAACCTCGACGTACGCATATGAAAGATTTTCTTAAAAAGCGTGGATTTGAGTTTAACTAACGTCGAGCGCCCGGCAATCAAAATCCCGATAAATAGTGTAGAATACTGATTACATCAATGTTCATTAGGAGCGACTGACCATGCAATTTGAAGAATTAGTAAATACACTTACAGAACGCCTATCAAGCGGATTGTTTATTGGCGGTACGATTAGCCAGCCGCGCATGAAATCCGATGAGCTAAAGCGCGTTCGGCTTAAACCGGTGGAGTTGCAGGGTGAACTGCACATCCAATTTGAATATCAATATGAACGGATCTTAAATCATGAAAATATTCCGCTAAACGACTTGCATAATAAATTGAAAGAGCTACTTGAGCGATTCCGCCAGGCGCATATGGAGTTTTCTAACGAGAAAGTTCAAATCCAAATTTCAAAAAAGTTTAAAGTCCTTTGGAGATCCGAAAAATCGACATCGGAGAAAGTCGTTGATTTATCGCATAATCGCAAGAAAAACTACTTGCTCGATGAAAATACGCCCTATCCGTTTTTAATACGACTTGGCGTTCAAACACCTGAAGGCAAAGTGCGGAATCAGCATTATGATAAATTCAGGCAAATTAACCGATTTGTCGAATTCATCGATGACAGCCTCGCCCATTTACCAACGAATCGGACCATCCGGATTCTCGATTTCGGTTCAGGAAAATCATATTTAACATTTGCGCTCTATCATTATTTACGCATTGAAAAAGGACTGGATATTAAAGTCACGGGGCTTGATTTGAAAAAAGAAGTGATTGAGGAATGTAGTTTGATTGCAAAAGACCTTAACTACGATGATCTTGAATTCCTTGTCGGCGACATTAATGAGTATAATGAGGAAACGTCCGTGGATATGGTCGTTACGCTGCATGCTTGCGATGTTGCGACGGATATGGCACTTGCTCGCGCCGTTAAATGGGATGCAAAAGTTATTTTAAGCGTGCCTTGTTGCCAACACGAGCTTTTCAATCAGATCAAATCTCCAACGCTTGACGTTATGCTCAAGCATGGGCTAATTAAAGAGCGTTTTTCAGCAATCGCAACTGATTCAATCCGCGCGGAACTGTTATCGCTCGTCGGCTATGAAGCGCAATTACTCGAATTTATCGATATGGAGCATACACCGAAAAACATTTTAATTCGTGCGTATCAAACCGGGCGTAAAGCGACAGATGATGAATTCAATACCTATAAGGAATTTCGAAACCTTTTAAACGCCGCGCCTTTCTTAGAGAATGAACTGAAAGAGCTTTTGCCATGATACGGATAACGAACTTGGAAATCCGGCAAGAGCAGGTAGAAGATTATGAATTAACCGAGCGTGTTGTAAAGCTGGCATTTGCTGATGCAAAACACAGCGATAAAAAAGAACATGAGTTAGTATCGCGAATCAGAAAATCCGATAGTTTCATTCCAAAGTTATCATTGGTGGCAACGGATATAGACAGTGACAAGATTGTAGGCCACATTCTTTTATCTAAGATAAAAATTAATAAAGCAGAATCCCTTGCGCTTGCGCCTGTTTCCGTCCTACCAGAATATCAAAATCAAAGTATAGGCGGGCTTCTAATTAGCGAAGCGCTGAAAGAAGCGGAAGTACTCGGATACAACTCAGTTGTTGTCCTGGGGCACCCGGAATATTATCCGAAGTTCGGCTTCAAGAAAGCATCCTTATGGGGGATAACAGCGCCTTTTGAAGTGCCGGATGAAGCATTTATGGCAATAGAACTAAGTGAAAATACGCTCAGTGGGGTTTCGGGGGTTGTTGAATATCCTAGTGTATTTTTTGAATAAGAATTTAGAATTTCCCATTAAAAAAGCATCGGAACTATAACCGATGCTTTTTTTATATTGACTTTAGTCGTTTCACAGTCCGCTTTGGTCGTTTGAGCCTCCAAGACGACCCGCTATACTAGATTATGAATATTTTCTTTTTCTATATTGACAAACCGTAACAATACCTAACAACAACAAACCGAAAACGCTCATCTTCCACGTCAAACCAAAGTAAGGCGGTCGATACTTCATTTTGATTTCATTCACGCCTTCAGTCAAAGGAATTCCGAGGAAGGCGAAATTCACTTTTTCTAATGGTACTGAATCACCGTCTACACGTAGCGACCAGCCGAGTTCAAATGGAATCGGAGTAACAATGATTTCACCTGGTTGTTCACTAACCACGGATCCAGTTACATTTCCATTTTCCCACTGAATAGGCAAAGGTTCTTCATTATCATAGAATGTCTTCACTTTTTTCAGCATTTCATAATCTTCCTTGTAGAATCGAATATCGCGTAAATGATAGTTCCCTTTCGGTAGTGTTAATTTAACGAAGTCATCCGCTTTTATTCGGATCGTTAATTGGTTGACACCCGTCCGGTAAATCGACTTTGATGCTTTTCTAAGCGTATTATATTCGTTTATTTCCAATAAAAAACGCTCTGGCTGTTTAATCCCTTCTATGTAAAAAGAAACATAAATATCGCCGTCACCTACGTTTTCATTGAACTGAAAAGTTAGTCCTCCTGATTCAGCGACTTCAAGCAGCTTGCCATCATATTTCGCGTCAAAGGGGGTTAATTCGTAATCAGTCAATTCCAGCACTTGAGGGGGGTCTGTAAATTCATGATCACCCTCGACAATTGCTCCTTGGAGCATCGCATGTTCTCTTGCCAAAATCGGTTCCTCTTTCATTAAGGCACTGTTGTACAGCGTACTTGTTTTTCGGAATGAAGGAAGAAGATAGTTATTCTCATAGGCGCTATAATTCGCTGACTTCTCGACTTCATTAAAACCATAGGGCACAGCTTTTTCATCCTTGTCGCGCATGTAAAATTGGCCGTTCAACAAACTATATAAATTTGTTCGCACGCCTAAAGAAGCGTATCGGCTAACGCTTTCAAACGGCATGTCTATTTGTAAATCTTCGTAATAAAAGTGGAGCAAATGCTTGTTCAGGATGCTCGAGTAAACACTCATCCCATCGAATTCTTGCACAATCGGCGTATTATTTCTTGTAGGCGCAAGCCAATCGATCCTGCTATGCGCATCCGTCGACTGAGCTGTTAACTTGGTGATCAGCTGCTGTTGCTCGGGAGAATTATAGAATTCCGAGTTCATATAGTCTTCGCTGGTCACTTTTGAAGCCGTCGTTAGTATCGTCGCCTGATAATAATTCGCTGTACTTAAGACGATAAAAACAGTTGCAATCATAAAAGAAAGACGGGCTCGTGTTGCATTCAATTTCATCAGCATCACATAAAGTAAAATCGTCAACAATGATAGCAATGGAATTGTAAGTTCAATCCACCTGTCTGGGAATGAACTCCAATCGTAAATGACGACAACTAGGACGACACCTATAAAAGTTGAAGAACCATAGATTACATGGCGCAATTGAAATTCTTTCACATGATCATAGACGCATGCGATAATCCCCGCGAAACATAGGTATAAGAAATGTTCCCAGCGGTATTGCGGAGCGGAAAACCCATTAAAAACACTTCCGATAATCGGACTAAAATGCATTGGCATGCCAATCATGATTAGCAACGCAAAAAAACGAAAGCGTGGATGCTTATATAGCGTGAAGAAAAAAAGTGCAATAAACACTATTGCTGGCAAATAAATAATGCGGGCATTCAAAATGATATTTTCCGTGAAGCTGAGTAAAGGAATGGCGTCATCAAAAGTAGGACGCGAATTATTCAAATAGCCGACAACGCTTGGAATAAAAGCAAAGGCGCTCACGAGAAAGCCCAACAGGCCATACAAACTAAATTGCACACCTTGTTTCCACCATTTTTCTTCATTCGCACTAAAGTTTATAAATAAACGCGTGACGATATAGATAAAAGCGAGCAAAAAGTTTATATAGGAAAAATAAAAGTTTGTGATTAGATTGAAACTAACTGCAACAATAAATAATACGGGTGACTCACGCCGAATAATCTTCTCGACACCCATCAACAATAAAACAAGCCATAACATGCCGTCACTGAAGAAATCCCAATACATGACATGGCGGAAATATATGATGCCCGTCCCGTACACTATCGCCGCCACGCTAGATGCCCGAATCGAAAAAGAAAGCTGGCGGAAAAAAGCCGTTGTAAGAAGAATAATTAATGTTAACCGAAAAATACTGATTGGCAATAAAACATCCGTCCAAAATTGTATATCTGGATGTTGAATTAGTCCGATCCATTCCATAGAAAAGACCACGACAACGACTAGTAAATAGAGGATATTCGTCGTGAAGTAATAGCCCAGTTGAGAGAAAAATCCGCCGCCAAATCCGAAAGAGTCGGAGTAAAAGAAATTTCCGCTCGTATACTCGTTATAGATAAATTGCTTAAAAGGGATCATTTGCGATAACCCATCATTCATCCCTGTCATCAAATTCCCTTTGAAAAATTCGGTAATAAAAAATGCATGGCTAGTAATCGACACTGCTAAGGCGATTAAAATGATCCAGAGCCATTGGCGTTTAGCCTGTTTAGTTGGGTTATCTATCTCAAATTGTTCTTTCATTTCGTTTTAAAACTCTCCCTGTTACAAAAAAAGTAATTGGAACGGTCAATACTAGCGCGGCAAATGGTGCATATAAAGCTGAAAATCCAACAATATCCACAAGCACCCAGAGCGAAATAGCGGTCACAATGATATTCACCGCTTGAGTCACGGGAAACAGGAAAAATGTTTGCCAACTCGGTCTCACATTATAGGTAAAATAGACATTCAAAAAATAAGAGAAAATCATACTAAGTCCAACCGCAATCCCATGGCTGAATAAATAATGGATCCCTATGATTTGCAAGAAAAGATAATAGATTATGTAGTAAACAGCTGTATTGGCAACACCGACAAGGACAAAACGTATAAATTCACGACTCATGGTAAATCCTTCTTTCCCGCTCGCCTTCACTACGCATAATATTTGTATCGTCAATCAAATAATGCGGGCGCTTTTTCGTTTCATTATAAATACGGCCGATATATTCGCCCAAAATCCCAAGACAAAATAGTTGTAGACCGCCCAAAAAAAGAATGGCCGAGATTAATGTAAAATACCCGGGAACGTCGATGCCGAATTGCAAGATTGAGATGAAGCTATAAAGAATATAAAGCAATGAAAGACTCATAATTATAGCCCCGGCATAAAAACATAGCCGAAGCGGTTTCGTATTAAAGGAAACCAACCCGTCAATTCCGTAATTCAACAGTTGTCCAATTGACCATTTAGACTTTCCGTTTTCACGAGCCACATTTTCATAAGAAATCGTTTTTTTCCTCATGCCAATCCATTCATAAAGCCCTTTCGAGAAGCGATTCCCCTCGCTCAACCGTAATAGCGCTTCAACAGCTTTCCGACTGAGTAGCCGAAAATCACCTTCCCCATCGATTAATTTGACGTTTACGGATTGATTCATAAATCGGTAAAATGTTGTTGATAGAAATGTACGTAACTTAGAATCCCCTTCTCGGTTCCGCTTGGCAACGACTTGATGATTGCCTTCCTTGTAGCCTTCAATAAGTTCATGAATTAAGGAAGGCGGATGCTGTAAATCCACATCCATTAAAATGACCGCATCCCCTTTTGCATGTTGAAGCCCAGCATAAATCGCAGCTTCTTTCCCAAAGTTTCTCGAGAATGAAACATACTTGACGAATTTATAATTGATGGCCAAACTTCGTATTGCAGATAACGTCTCGTCCTGACTTCCATCGTCAATGAACAACAATTCAAACGAATAATCGCTACCTTGCATTTGATTGCAAATCGCATCAAAGATCGGCAGGATATTCTCCGTTTCATTATAAGCTGGAAGTAAAAATGTGATTAGCTGATTGCCCAATATTGCACACCTTCTCTTTGTGTATGTGACGGACTTTTCTCAATCTATAATTCTATAGATATGACGTTCGTTTCTAGCAATTCGTTTCAAATGAAAAAAATAGCGTCATTGTTATTATAAGCCAAAAAGTGGAAAGAAAGTATAGAATCTTTATTTTGAATTCTATTGCACGATAATTCTACCAATTATAGAAAGTCGTGCTATTATTATAAGAAGATATCTGTTTATTCATAAAGGAGTTGTGGATATGCCGGTTTATAACAAACTTGTACGCGATCGCATTCCAGAAATCATCGAGATATCGGGAAAGGTTTTTACGACTCGCATTCTTGAAGAAGATGACTATTTGATGGAAATAAATAAAAAGATGCACGAAGAACTTGCTGAATATGAAGAAGCAACGTCAAACGAAGATTCGGTGGAGGAACTTGCGGATCTCCTTGAATTGATTTATGCAGCCGCGAACACTTTTGGGACCACCATTGAAGAGCTTGAGAAAATCCGTATCGATAAAGCAAGGAAACGCGGCGGATTCGATGAACGCATTTTTCTCGTGGATGTAGAAGATGACTGAACCATGCTACGACTACATGCGCCTTTCGAAAGAAAATATTTAACTGCCGACGAATAATTTTTCGTGGGCAGTTTTTTAATAGGTAATTCGTGGGAAGTCAGAAACATAGTGCTAATTCTCTAGAAAGGGTGTATACTAGATTAGTTGATTTGGAGCACGTTACTATAATCAATACTTTCGTCAACACTAGTCCGTTTAGTCAAATGACTAACCTGGCTTTTTCTTATGGAATAAAATAAATGAATTGAGGGATTGTTAGTGAAGGTACAAGATTATGAGCGTTTGCTTCGTATTAAAACAACGGGAATGCGTAGTGGGTTAAAGAAATCGGCTCACCATCACCGTTATGAAGCGACGCCATATTCAGCATTGGATGAACTTTTCTTCGAGTATGATTTAAAGAAATCGGATGTCGTTGTCGATTTTGGATGCGGAAAAGGGCGGGTTCCCTTTTATATTCACAGCCGCTTCCAGACTTTGGTGAAGGGTGTCGAGATGAGTGAAGAACTTCATCAGAAAGCACTTAAAAATAAAGCAAACTACCGCCAGCGAGTAAAACGCGCAAAGGGATCTATCCGCTTTAAAAATAAATTGGCTGAAAATTATAAAGTAAAGCCTGAAGACAATCGTTTTTACTTCTTTAATCCGTTTTCAATTGAGAACTTCAGAAGAGTTGTAAATAATATATTGCTTTCTGTTGAGGAAGAAAATCGCACCGTCGATATCATTCTTTATTATCCAACGATCGAATACATTCGTTTTCTTGAAAGAAGCACGCCTTTTAAAGTTGTACAAGAAATTCGCGTTCCTGAGAAATATGAAAAAGATGATCATAAGCGATTTTTGATTTATCGATATGAAGCTGAATAAACATAGGAAAACCGAGCAAATGGGCTCGGTTTTTTATTTATCGGTTCCTGCAAGAAACTATCATCAATTTACAATCGAATATATTTTCTTTTTAATGGTAGCGCTACTTGTAAACAAAATATAAGTTTCAGTCGTAGTTTTAATAACTATTCTATCGTCAGTACCATAAGGAAACCCAATTCGAATAGCATTCTTTTCTCGACCACTATATGTATCGTCATCTGTCACTTCTACAATTTCAGAAATAGGAATTGCTATTTTAGAAAGTTGCCATTTGATAACGATTTTATCCTTCAATTCTTCAACATTAAGTTCAAACATATTATTATACCTCCACTTCGGCTATTAAATCGAAAGGGCATTTTATTTCACAAACAATGCATCGCAGCTTGTGCTTCATGCCACGGAACTGAATACCCTTTTCCCTTGGCGCAGAAGATTGATGAGGACGTGTATTCTGGATCAGCATTTTTGTCGTATCCAATTTCATCGATTACTTGTTCAGGGTTGTGGCAACGGTCGTAACCGCCGAATTGCAATGACAATATCCCTTTTCCATTGGTGATGGATGCAAAAGTAGGACTGTAATTCATAAAGGTGGCGACGGGTACGCGTCCTTTTATGATTGTTTTGTCCCCGACTGTTTCTGGTGAATTGAATGTGCCGTGCGCTTTTTGAATGTCGGTCAGGACACGACCCATTACATCGATATCTACTTTTATTTTGAAGTCATAATAGGGTTCGAGTAAAATGTTTTCTGCTTGTTCCAGTCCTTGTCGTAAAGCGCGAAATGTCGCTTCCCTAAAATCGCCGCCGGAAGTATGTTCGTTATGGCCTCTTCCTGTCAGCAATGTGATTTTGACGTCTGTTAAGGTGGAGCCTGTTAATAACCCGTGATGATTTCGTTCAAATAAATGGCTGTGAATCAGGTTTTGATTGCCAATAGACAAATCATTGGCATGACAGACGTTGTCGAATGCGATGCCGCTATTTCGGTTGGCCGGCTCAATTTTAAGATGGACTTCAGCGTAATGTCTCAAAGGCTCAAAGTGGCCATAGCCAATGACGGTTGTTTCGATTGTTTCTTTGTAAAGAATGTCTGGGTCGCTAAAAGAAATCGTATAAGAAAAGCGTTCTTTAACAATTTGTTCGAGCACTTCAAGCTGGATGATGCCCATCACATGAACGTGGATTTCTTTAAAATGTTCATCCCAAACCACGCGTAATGAAGGATCTTCAGCATCTAAAAGCTTGAAACAATGCAACATTTCCTTCGGATGGATAGATGAATCATAGACAACTTTGGATGTCAGTGTAGGCACTAAATCGAAACTCGCCTTCTCCTTTAATCCCCCTACCCCATCACCTACATTGGCATTTTTCAAACCTGCCACAGCGAATAATTGTCCGGCATTCACTTGATTGACCGATTCGAAATGACGACTATTATAAAGTCTAATTTGCGTAATTTTTTCCGTCTGGTCTCCAACTTCCACATCATCCCGCACAGTTAGTAAACCGCTGATTGATTTTAGATAGGTGATTCGGTTTCCATTCTCGTCATGCCTAATTTTGTACACGCGTGCCGCGAAATCGCTGTCGTTACAGTATGATGTTTTTGTTAATTGGTCTAGCAAATCAAGGAACTCTGCCACACCTTTATCATGTAATGCCGATCCTGCTGAACACGCAAAGATTTGATGATGTTGAATCATTTCTCGTGCCTTTTCCAGCCACAGATCCTTTTCGTACCCTTTTTCCATATAGTGTTCAAATAAGTCTTCATCGCGTTCTGCAATGAATTCAATTAAATCTTCTTCCATTACACTTTGAGTAAAACTATTCGTGAAGTCATAGACATCTTCCGTTAAGTTTTCTCGAATCTCTTTGATGACATCGGCAACATTCGTTCCTTCTCGATCGGTTTTATTCAGAAAGAAAAAGGTTGGTACTTGGTGTTTTTTAAGCAATTGCCACACCGTTTCGGTATGCCCTTCGACGCCGTCTGCCGCGCTAATAATAACGACCGAGTAATCCATCACTTGTATCGCGCGTTCCATTTCCGGCGAAAAGTCTACGTGTCCCGGTGTATCGATGATTGTGTAAGTAGAATTGTTGTATGTAAATTGAGCTTGATCGGCAAACACAGTTATGCCTCGGTCTCGCTCGATGATATGGCTGTCGAGAAATGCGTCTTTGTGATCAACGCGACCTCTTTGCTGAATGCTGTTTGTATGGTAAAGTAGCTGCTCGGAGAAAGTTGTTTTTCCGGCATCTACATGCGCTAGAATTCCGATTGTTTTGTACATCATATCCGCCCCTGCTACTTTTTTCTTTTTTTCAGAGAGTCTTTAATAAATACAATAAATACTATTATAAAAAATACGAAAAATACGAATGGAAAAACTCTTGTTGGCCAATAATCTCTAGTTAAGAATTCAAATAGAGAAAAAGACAAAGCGAGTAAAATCAAAAGTAACCCCATAAAATTCCTCATATTATTCCCCCATAAACCTATCCGCTTTTATTTGTTTCATACACTTGCCATAAGTATATCATCTCATTGATAAGAATAATTACGAACACACAAAAACCGAGCGAATGGGCTCGGTTTTTCTTTTCCACTTATTTCACTGTTGCCAACACGGTTTCTCTCACTTTTTTCGCAGCCTTCACCATTACTTTCAATGCCCCGATCGTTTCATCTTCTTTTCTCGTTTTCAATCCGCAGTCCGGGTTGATCCAAAATTGTTTTGGTGAAATAGTCGCTAATGCACGCGTAATATTTTGTTCGATTTCCGCTTCGCTTGGTATACGTGGGCTATGGATATCGTAGACGCCTAGACCGATTTCTTTTTTGTACGTATTTTCTTCGAAAGTCGACACCAGTTCACCGTGACTTCTTGACGTTTCAATAGAAATAACGTCCGCATCGAGTCCGTCGATGGCGTCGAAGATTTTATTGAAATCCGAATAGCACATATGCGTATGAATTTGCGTGTCATCTTCGACAGAGGCAGTGGCTAGTTTAAATGCATACACAGCAGCATCTAAATAAGTTTGTTTCTTATCCGCGGCCAAAGGAAGACCCTCGCGCAGTGCCGGCTCATCGACTTGAATGATTTTAATACCGTTCTCTTCCAACACTTCGATTTCTTCACGAAGCGCAAGCGCAATCTGGTTCAGCACAGTGAAACGCGGGACATCATCATGAACGAATGACCAATTCAAAATCGTCACCGGGCCTGTCAGCATTCCTTTCACTGGACGTTCAGTTAACGACTGCGCATACACGCTTTCTTTTAATGTCATCGGTTTGTCGAATGAAACATCACCGAAAATCAGCGGCGGCTTTACGCAACGAGAACCGTATGACTGTACCCAACCAAACTGCGTGACGCCGAACCCATTTAACTTTTCACCGAAATATTCAACCATATCCGTTCGCTCAAACTCCCCGTGAACGAGTACGTCAATATCGATTTCTTCTTGAATCTTAATCCATTTTTGAATGCTATCTTTGATAAACTGCTCATAAGTTTCGTTTGTAATTTCCTTTTTACGCCATTTCGTTCTCGTCTGTCTCACTTCGCTCGTTTGCGGCAAACTTCCGATTGTCGTCGTAGGCAGTAATGGTAAATTGAGGCGTTGGCGTTGTTTTTCCAAACGGATGTCAAATGTAGATGTGCGCTGAACGTCCGCATCTGTTAACGTCGCTAAACTTTCTTTAACTTGTTTATTCGTGCGATAAGGTGAATTATTAAGTAGTTCAAGTTCTGCGCTTGCTATATCCAGTGCCTTTTGAATTTGTGCTTTCCCGACTCGTAATCCTTTTGCCAACGCCACAATTTCTTGAAGCTTTTCATCCGCGAATGATATACCGCCTAGAATGATTGGATCTATTTGTTCTTCCGATGCTTTCGTCACCGGCACATGGAGCAATGAGGAAGATGGTTGAACGATAATATGGTCGCTATCGACATACTTTTGGATTTCTTCCAACAGGGAAAATTTCTCGGATAAGTCCGCTCGCCAAACGTTTCGACCGTCCACAATGCCCGCCGCCAACACTTTGCCTTTCGGGAAGCCGTGTTTTTGGATTAGGGATAATGAATCGCCATGTACAAAATCAAGTCCGATTGCTGCCACTGGGAATTCAACAACTTTTTCATAATCCGTCACTGCTTCAAAATACGTTTGCAAGATGATTTTCAACTTAGGTACTGCTTGATGGATTTCATCATAAGCTTGTCGCGCTAACTCGATATCTGCCGCCGACAATTCAGTCACAAAAATCGGTTCATCGATCTGAACCCATCTCGCACCTGCTTCTTCTAACTCTTTCAACACTTCGATATAAAGCGCTGTAAATGTTTTCAGCAATTGAGGGAAATCTTTTTCATCGAACCCTTTTGATAGCTTCAAATAAGTGACCGGTCCTAAAACGACTGGTTTGCCATCGATGCCGAGTTTTTCTTTCGCTTCTTGATAAAAGGCAAGTGGACGATTTTCTTTCACGGTCGGTTTCGCGTGATTTAATTCTGGAACGATATAATGATAGTTCGTGTTAAACCATTTAGTCATCTCAGATGCAACGGCCTCTTTTTCACCACGCGCAATCGCGAAATAAGTTGATAAATCTACCTTTCCGCCTTCATATCCGTAACGCTCAGGAATCACGCCGAACATAAATGACGTATCAAGAACGTGATCATAAAGGGAAAAATCACCTACCGGTATCAAATCAACGCCTAGGTCCTGTTGTTTCTTCAAGTCGTTTAATCGAAGTTTCGTCGTTTCCGCCAATAATTCTTCCTCTGAACTATCGCCATTCCAAAACTTCTCAAGCGCGCGCTTCCACTCTCGTTTTTCTCCGATTCTTGGGTACCCAATATTTGAACTAATTGTTTTTGTCATGTTATTTCCTCCTCATAATGTTTAATAAACCAAAGTTTTTTCTTGACTTGCTTCTTCTTCTTTCTGATGAATATAGTCCACAAGCGCGACGATCAATTCGTAACGCATGAATGGTGTAATAAAGTAAATCCCGTTAAAATGTTCAAGTGCGGTATCCACCAACTCTTTGGATATTTGGATGCTTTCCGCGGCCGATTGTTCGCGGCTACCGCTTGCGGCGCGCATGCGTTCACGCACTTCATCAGTCAACTTGATGCCCGGCACTTCATTATGCAGAAACTCGGCATTTTGCGTTGAAGTGAGCGGCATGATTCCGATATAAATGGGAACATCGAGATGTTTTGTCGCTTCTTTCAATTCGATGATTTTCTCACTGCAATAAATCGGTTGCGTTAATACATAGTTCGCACCATTGGCGATTTTTTTCTCGAGACGTTTCACTTCAATTTCCAATCGGTTCGCGTTCGGATTGCAAGCAACCGCGATATTGAATGAGGTAGAATGTTTCAGCGTTCTTCCTGATGTCAACATGCCATTATTAAATTGCCGGATAAGCTGAACGAGTTGAAATGAATTTACGTCAAAGACGGATGTCGCGCCCGGAAAATCACCGAGTTTCGACGGATCCCCCGTAATCGCCAATATTTCATGAATGCCCGATGTATGAAGCCCCATCAAATGAGATTGAAGCCCAATTAAGTTGCGGTCCCTACAAGCAATATGAACGAGCGGCGTGATGCCGATTTTTCTTTTAATAATGGACGCAATAGATGCATTGCATATTCTCGGCGATGCGAGTGAATTATCCGCCAACGTAATCGCGTCCACACCCGCTTCCTTTAACTTCCTCGCACCCTCTAAATACTTTGTGATATCCAAATGTTTCGGCGTATCTAGTTCAACAATAATGGACGTGCGTTCTTTGACGATTTCATGAAGCGGTTTTGCCTGCCTGGTCCGACTAGACGTCTCAACGACAGGACGCTTTCTCGGCAACACTTTCTTTTCTGTCAGCGGCGAGAGACCTTCAATTCCTTTCGCGATTGCTCGAATATGGTCGGGTGTCGTTCCACAACAACCGCCGATGAGTCGAACACCTTGATTTCTAAAGTCCCGGGCACTACTTTCAAAATAGAACGGTTTATTTTCGTAAAACAATTTCCCATCCCGATACTCCGGCAAACTCGCATTCGGATAAGCAGCTAGAAATGCTTTCTTCGGTAAAGGGACTTCGCGCAACGATTGAATCATATGATGAGGGCCTAATCGGCAATTAATCCCGACGACATCTGCCCCCAATTGTTCGAGCGTTTCTAGTGCATTTGGTAATCGTATGCCATTCTCTAAAATACCTGCCTCATGCATTGAAACATTGGTGATAATCGGAATGTCCGTTTCTTCACGGGCGATTTTTAACACGGTCGTTAATTCATCCAAATTATAATAAGTTTCTAAAATAAGGCCGTCGACACCTTCAAGCAGTAAGCAGTAGAGTTGCTCCCTGAATCCGCGCTTAATTTCTTCGTCGGTGCCGAATAATGTTTGCGTGCCGTGAATGCCGCCGATA
This genomic window from Sporosarcina sp. Marseille-Q4063 contains:
- a CDS encoding bifunctional homocysteine S-methyltransferase/methylenetetrahydrofolate reductase encodes the protein MNLLGSLQERILIGDGAMGTILYANGVDRCFEELNITHPEQVYNVHKAYIEAGANVIQTNTYGANYSKLARYGLEEKVKKINAEAVKIAKKAAGDKAFVIGNIGGIHGTQTLFGTDEEIKRGFREQLYCLLLEGVDGLILETYYNLDELTTVLKIAREETDIPIITNVSMHEAGILENGIRLPNALETLEQLGADVVGINCRLGPHHMIQSLREVPLPKKAFLAAYPNASLPEYRDGKLFYENKPFYFESSARDFRNQGVRLIGGCCGTTPDHIRAIAKGIEGLSPLTEKKVLPRKRPVVETSSRTRQAKPLHEIVKERTSIIVELDTPKHLDITKYLEGARKLKEAGVDAITLADNSLASPRICNASIASIIKRKIGITPLVHIACRDRNLIGLQSHLMGLHTSGIHEILAITGDPSKLGDFPGATSVFDVNSFQLVQLIRQFNNGMLTSGRTLKHSTSFNIAVACNPNANRLEIEVKRLEKKIANGANYVLTQPIYCSEKIIELKEATKHLDVPIYIGIMPLTSTQNAEFLHNEVPGIKLTDEVRERMRAASGSREQSAAESIQISKELVDTALEHFNGIYFITPFMRYELIVALVDYIHQKEEEASQEKTLVY